Proteins encoded together in one Riemerella anatipestifer window:
- a CDS encoding IS982-like element ISRa1 family transposase yields MNNIEQIYERILEVLGLFSENQLISYQRRTPKMSDLEVISLNITAEYLSIDSELQLFRKLPNSLINKIERSVYNKRKRRLSLQTEQIRQRISMEFNEFEDIFIVDSMPMKVCENARSTRSKICKEQSYSSPTYGYCASQKLYFYGYKLHAVCSLNGVIKNFDISPASVHDIHYLKDSGEQMRNCTLIGDRGYLSAKVQIDLFNYANIKLDTPMRSNQKDYIPQFSLYKKKRKRIETFFSQLCDQFMIKRNYAKTFEGFKTRIISKITAATVIQYINKFIFQRKLNHLKISII; encoded by the coding sequence ATGAACAACATAGAGCAAATATATGAAAGAATTTTGGAAGTTTTAGGACTTTTTTCAGAAAATCAACTGATTAGTTATCAGAGAAGAACACCTAAAATGAGCGATTTAGAAGTCATAAGTCTTAATATTACTGCTGAATACTTGAGTATTGATAGCGAATTACAGTTATTTAGAAAATTGCCAAACTCTCTGATAAACAAAATTGAAAGAAGTGTTTACAATAAGCGAAAACGAAGACTATCCCTACAAACAGAGCAAATTAGACAGCGTATTTCGATGGAGTTCAATGAGTTTGAAGATATTTTTATCGTTGATAGCATGCCAATGAAAGTTTGTGAAAATGCTCGTTCTACTCGTTCAAAAATTTGTAAAGAGCAATCCTATTCTTCACCAACATATGGTTATTGTGCTTCACAGAAATTATATTTCTATGGCTATAAACTACACGCAGTATGTTCTTTAAATGGTGTGATTAAGAATTTTGATATAAGCCCTGCATCCGTTCACGACATCCACTATTTAAAAGATAGTGGTGAGCAAATGCGAAACTGTACTTTAATTGGAGATAGAGGCTATTTATCAGCAAAAGTTCAAATAGATTTATTTAACTATGCTAATATTAAATTAGATACACCAATGAGAAGTAATCAGAAAGATTATATTCCTCAATTTTCATTGTACAAGAAAAAGCGAAAACGAATTGAGACATTTTTCTCTCAACTTTGCGACCAATTTATGATTAAAAGAAACTATGCTAAAACTTTTGAAGGCTTTAAAACAAGGATAATCAGTAAAATAACCGCCGCAACGGTTATTCAATATATCAATAAATTTATCTTCCAAAGAAAATTAAATCATCTAAAAATCAGTATTATTTAA
- the secG gene encoding preprotein translocase subunit SecG, which yields MGTVFTLFMVLIVIVCVLLVMVVMAQNPKGGGLSGTFGGASSASFGVQRTNDFMEKATWTLGITVVLLIVLSVVLTAKPTVNVAPVAPKKTELPNAPQAPNQKVDLNNTATPVAPSNTGN from the coding sequence ATGGGTACAGTTTTTACACTATTTATGGTTCTTATAGTAATTGTGTGTGTGTTGTTGGTAATGGTAGTTATGGCACAAAACCCTAAAGGTGGAGGTCTTTCAGGGACATTCGGAGGAGCGTCGTCAGCTTCTTTCGGCGTTCAAAGAACTAATGATTTTATGGAAAAAGCAACTTGGACATTAGGAATTACGGTGGTATTACTGATTGTTTTAAGTGTGGTATTAACTGCAAAACCTACAGTAAATGTAGCTCCTGTAGCTCCTAAGAAAACAGAGTTACCTAATGCTCCACAAGCACCAAACCAAAAAGTAGATTTAAACAATACAGCTACACCAGTAGCTCCAAGCAATACAGGAAACTAA
- a CDS encoding glycosyltransferase family 2 protein: protein MKKKLSIIIVNYNVADLLLACIQSIEKYAATVDYEIIVIDNCSTDNSWQKLKHTFPKVTFIALEENLGFSKANNIAAKKAQGEYILLLNPDTELESDGLDSLLEFADGRDNLGCIGVRMHNLAGDFLPESKRSIPNIINSFEKLFLFTSRKNNRKTYYRNDINENEIACVEVITGAFLLMKRELYLDIGGLDERYFMYGEDIDLCYTLINKGFQNYYYGAYSILHHEGQSTVKDLKYLSRFYGAMFLFLEKYYKHKNRLKYLFLLQGLKLKYFIERLKLKKAKEI from the coding sequence ATGAAAAAAAAACTAAGCATTATCATCGTTAATTATAATGTAGCCGATTTGTTGTTGGCTTGTATTCAGTCCATAGAAAAGTATGCAGCTACAGTAGATTACGAAATTATAGTTATAGATAATTGCTCCACAGACAACTCTTGGCAAAAACTAAAACACACCTTTCCGAAGGTTACTTTTATAGCATTAGAAGAAAATTTAGGTTTCTCCAAAGCGAATAACATTGCAGCCAAAAAAGCTCAAGGCGAATATATTTTATTACTAAATCCAGATACAGAGTTAGAAAGTGATGGGCTAGATAGTTTGTTAGAATTTGCTGATGGTCGTGATAATTTGGGTTGCATCGGTGTTAGAATGCATAATTTGGCGGGGGATTTTCTTCCTGAGAGTAAGCGTTCTATCCCGAACATTATCAATTCTTTTGAAAAACTATTTCTATTTACCTCTCGGAAAAACAACCGTAAAACCTATTATAGAAACGACATCAATGAAAACGAAATTGCTTGTGTAGAAGTGATTACAGGTGCTTTTCTTTTGATGAAAAGAGAACTATATCTAGATATAGGAGGCTTAGATGAGAGATATTTTATGTACGGCGAAGATATAGATTTGTGTTATACTCTTATCAATAAAGGCTTTCAAAACTATTATTATGGGGCTTATTCTATACTCCATCACGAAGGACAAAGCACTGTGAAAGATTTAAAATATTTATCAAGATTTTATGGAGCGATGTTTTTATTTTTAGAAAAATACTATAAGCATAAAAATAGATTAAAATATCTATTTTTATTACAAGGTTTAAAGCTAAAATACTTTATAGAACGCCTAAAACTAAAAAAGGCGAAAGAAATATAA
- a CDS encoding ATP-dependent helicase — protein MADYLKGLNEAQYKAVTTIQGPLMVLAGAGSGKTRVLTMRIAHLITNGVDPFNILALTFTNKAAREMKERIAKVVGESDAKSLWMGTFHSVFARILRSEAHYLGFPSNFTIYDSQDALNVLKKVIKDLNIDSDLYKPKKVQARISQYKNNLITVRAYYNNPELMENDARANMKLIGQIYQKYVEVCFKNGAMDFDDLLLRTNELLTRFPEVLAKYQDRFRYILVDEYQDTNHSQYLIVKALASKFENICVVGDDAQSIYSFRGANIYNILNFKKDYPDAVTVSLEQNYRSTQNIVNAANVVIAKNQQQFKKNVFSANEEGEKLKVYRSLSDADEANFVAANIWELHNSQQRMFNEFAILYRTNSQTRAFEDALRRKNIPYRVYGGLSFYQRKEVKDLLAYLRLLVNENDAEALTRIINYPVRGIGETTQNKLIVYADGQGLSLAQVLSDLPFHTPRLGLNNSALNKLNDFWQMIKAFQVMLKTENAYTVAMEVAKRSGLIKNLKDDQTPEGISRLENIQELMNSMQGFIEEQQQLEEGDASLSNFLENIALSADTQDKPDGSEDMVSLMTIHLSKGLEFPVVHLVGLEENLFPSFMSSSSREELEEERRLFYVALTRAEKQAYLSYAVSRFQWGKITDSEPSRFLSEIDAQYLDFLNASMERRFVNHSGIKSNIFDDTPSAPIAFKKKEPKKTINRTETSFQPKEPKKLKPLASAKINNPVGGTMQDIQVGDRVRHDRFGMGEVIFIDGTDATNIKAKVHFEHEGEKNLILKFARLEKL, from the coding sequence ATGGCAGATTATTTGAAGGGATTAAATGAAGCTCAGTACAAAGCAGTGACTACAATACAGGGACCACTAATGGTATTGGCAGGAGCTGGTTCTGGTAAAACACGTGTGCTTACGATGCGTATTGCACATCTAATTACCAATGGAGTAGACCCTTTTAATATACTTGCACTTACCTTTACCAACAAAGCCGCTAGAGAAATGAAAGAGAGAATTGCCAAAGTGGTCGGAGAAAGCGATGCTAAAAGTCTATGGATGGGGACTTTTCACTCAGTCTTTGCAAGAATATTGAGAAGCGAAGCTCATTACTTAGGATTTCCTTCCAACTTTACCATTTACGACTCTCAAGATGCTCTTAATGTACTTAAGAAGGTCATTAAAGACCTTAATATAGACTCTGATTTATACAAACCTAAAAAAGTACAAGCCAGAATCTCTCAATACAAAAACAATCTCATCACCGTAAGGGCTTACTATAACAATCCTGAACTTATGGAAAACGATGCCCGAGCAAATATGAAACTCATTGGACAAATTTATCAGAAATATGTGGAGGTTTGTTTTAAAAACGGAGCAATGGATTTTGATGACTTGCTTTTGAGAACCAACGAACTTCTCACGCGTTTCCCCGAAGTTCTTGCAAAATATCAAGATAGATTTAGATACATTTTAGTAGATGAGTATCAGGATACCAACCATTCTCAATATCTTATTGTAAAGGCGTTAGCCTCCAAATTTGAAAATATTTGTGTCGTGGGAGATGATGCCCAATCTATTTACTCTTTTAGAGGAGCTAATATTTACAACATTCTTAACTTTAAAAAAGATTATCCAGATGCCGTAACGGTTTCACTAGAGCAAAATTACCGTTCTACACAGAATATTGTAAATGCTGCTAATGTGGTGATTGCTAAAAACCAGCAACAGTTCAAAAAGAATGTATTTAGTGCCAATGAAGAAGGCGAAAAACTTAAAGTTTACCGTTCACTTTCAGATGCCGACGAAGCCAACTTTGTTGCCGCCAACATTTGGGAACTGCACAACTCTCAACAAAGAATGTTCAATGAGTTTGCTATTTTATATAGAACAAACTCTCAAACTAGAGCTTTTGAAGATGCTTTAAGGCGAAAAAATATTCCATACCGTGTCTATGGTGGATTGTCTTTTTATCAAAGGAAAGAGGTTAAAGATTTACTAGCCTATCTAAGACTTTTGGTAAATGAAAACGATGCCGAGGCACTCACAAGAATCATCAACTATCCCGTGAGAGGTATAGGCGAAACTACACAAAATAAACTTATTGTTTACGCAGATGGGCAAGGGTTGTCTTTAGCTCAAGTTCTATCAGATTTGCCATTTCACACACCTAGATTAGGGCTTAACAATTCGGCTCTCAATAAGCTAAATGATTTTTGGCAAATGATAAAAGCATTCCAAGTGATGCTTAAAACCGAAAATGCCTACACCGTTGCAATGGAAGTGGCTAAAAGAAGTGGGCTCATCAAAAACCTAAAAGACGACCAAACTCCCGAAGGGATTTCTAGATTAGAAAACATACAAGAATTGATGAACTCAATGCAAGGTTTCATTGAGGAACAGCAGCAACTTGAAGAAGGCGATGCTAGCCTTTCTAACTTTTTAGAAAATATTGCTCTTTCGGCGGATACTCAAGACAAACCAGACGGTAGTGAGGATATGGTTTCTCTAATGACAATACACCTTTCCAAAGGTCTAGAATTTCCTGTGGTACACCTCGTGGGGTTAGAGGAAAATCTGTTTCCGAGTTTTATGAGCAGTAGCTCCCGAGAAGAATTGGAGGAGGAGCGAAGACTCTTCTATGTGGCTTTAACTCGTGCCGAAAAACAAGCTTATCTTTCCTATGCGGTTTCTCGTTTCCAATGGGGAAAAATTACAGACTCGGAGCCGAGCAGATTTCTTAGCGAAATAGATGCTCAATATTTAGACTTCCTTAATGCAAGTATGGAAAGACGTTTTGTAAATCATTCAGGGATTAAATCTAATATTTTTGATGATACTCCATCAGCTCCAATCGCTTTTAAAAAGAAAGAACCTAAGAAAACCATCAATCGTACAGAAACGAGTTTTCAGCCTAAAGAACCTAAGAAACTAAAACCGTTAGCATCAGCTAAAATTAACAATCCTGTTGGTGGAACAATGCAAGATATACAAGTAGGCGATAGAGTAAGACACGACAGGTTTGGTATGGGAGAGGTTATTTTTATTGATGGTACCGATGCTACCAACATCAAAGCAAAAGTTCATTTTGAACACGAAGGCGAAAAAAACTTAATTTTAAAGTTTGCTAGACTAGAGAAGCTCTAA
- the recR gene encoding recombination mediator RecR: protein MNFPSKVLEKAVEEISGLPGIGRKSALRLALHLLRQPSSQGIALGDAIQNLVTEIKYCKECHNFSDTDICEICADDSRHAELLCVVEDVRDVMAIENTGKFKGKYLVLGGKISPMEGIGPQQLNIETLESKLETGEIEEVIFALSATMEGDTTVYYLYKKFKHFDIKFSNIARGISVGDELEYADEVSLGRSILNRIPYKGH from the coding sequence ATGAATTTTCCAAGTAAGGTTTTAGAAAAGGCAGTAGAAGAAATATCGGGACTTCCAGGTATAGGCAGAAAGTCGGCTCTCAGACTAGCACTTCATTTGCTTAGACAACCGAGTTCGCAAGGAATAGCTCTAGGCGATGCTATACAAAATCTAGTTACAGAGATAAAATACTGTAAAGAATGTCATAACTTTTCGGACACAGATATTTGCGAAATTTGTGCAGATGACAGTAGACACGCTGAACTCCTATGCGTTGTGGAAGATGTGAGAGATGTAATGGCGATAGAAAATACAGGGAAATTCAAGGGGAAATATTTGGTTTTAGGAGGGAAAATATCACCTATGGAAGGCATTGGTCCTCAACAATTAAATATAGAAACACTAGAAAGCAAACTAGAAACAGGAGAGATAGAGGAGGTGATTTTTGCCCTGTCTGCCACTATGGAAGGCGACACCACCGTATATTATTTATATAAAAAGTTTAAACATTTTGATATAAAATTCTCCAATATTGCGAGAGGTATTTCCGTAGGAGATGAGCTAGAGTATGCCGATGAAGTTTCTTTAGGAAGGTCTATTTTAAACCGAATACCTTATAAAGGTCATTAA
- a CDS encoding NADP-dependent isocitrate dehydrogenase: MSTAKIYYTLTDEAPMLATHSFLPIVKAFTKSADIQIEVPDISLSGRILANFPEVLTEEQRIPDALSQLGELATKPEANIIKLPNISASIPQLNEAIEELQKKGFNVPNYPAEPKTEEEKEIKAKYAKVLGSAVNPVLREGNSDRRAPKAVKNYAKANPHKMGEWLANSKTDVAHMSQGDFYGTETSTTVEKDGKFKIVFFGNDGSEKVLKDYASLQAGEIIDSSVMNIKALKTFVKDAIQEAKSRDVLLSAHLKATMMKVSDPIIFGAIVETFFHEVFEKYAETFKSLDVNPNDGLASLYDKIAGTAQEADIKADIERVLNESSRVAMVNSDKGITNFHVPSDVIVDASMAALVRGGGKMWNKDGQEEDTLAIIPDRSYAGFYQAVIDDMKANGKLDPTTMGSVPNVGLMAKKAEEYGSHDKTFQMEAEGTVKVLNENNEVLLEQKVEAGDIFRMCQTKDAPIQDWVKLAVNRSRLSDTPAIFWLDKGRAHDREVIKKVEQYLKNHNTEGLDIRILDVKDAMSETLKRAREGKDTISVSGNVLRDYLTDLFPILELGTSAKMLSIVPLMNGGGLFETGAGGSAPKHIEQFIEEGYLRWDSLGEFLALQASLEHLAQTQNNTKAQVLADALDEANAKFLANDKSPARKIGSIDNRGSHFYLALYWAEALAAQTQDSELSTLFQPIAKEMQENEAKINEELIASQGKAQDIEGYYRPNKDKTYAAMRPSVTLNQIIDRI; this comes from the coding sequence ATAGAAGTGCCGGATATTTCTTTATCAGGGAGAATATTGGCTAACTTTCCAGAAGTTCTTACCGAAGAACAAAGAATTCCTGATGCATTGTCTCAATTAGGAGAATTAGCTACAAAACCAGAAGCTAACATTATTAAGTTGCCTAATATTTCCGCTTCTATACCTCAGCTTAACGAGGCTATAGAAGAATTACAGAAAAAAGGATTTAATGTACCTAATTATCCTGCAGAGCCAAAAACGGAAGAAGAAAAAGAAATTAAGGCTAAATATGCTAAAGTGCTTGGTTCGGCTGTAAACCCTGTACTTAGAGAAGGTAATTCTGACAGAAGAGCTCCTAAAGCTGTAAAAAACTATGCAAAGGCCAACCCACACAAGATGGGAGAATGGTTAGCGAATAGTAAAACAGATGTAGCCCATATGAGCCAAGGAGATTTCTACGGTACTGAAACTTCTACGACTGTAGAGAAAGATGGTAAGTTTAAAATTGTATTCTTTGGAAATGATGGTTCAGAGAAAGTACTAAAAGATTACGCTTCTCTTCAAGCAGGAGAAATTATAGACTCTTCTGTAATGAACATCAAAGCCTTAAAGACTTTTGTAAAAGATGCTATACAAGAAGCTAAAAGTAGAGATGTATTGCTTTCTGCTCATTTAAAGGCAACTATGATGAAGGTGTCTGACCCTATTATTTTCGGAGCTATTGTTGAAACATTCTTCCACGAAGTATTTGAAAAGTATGCAGAGACATTCAAATCATTAGATGTTAATCCTAACGATGGATTGGCAAGTCTTTATGATAAAATTGCAGGAACAGCTCAAGAAGCTGATATAAAAGCTGATATCGAGCGTGTTCTAAACGAAAGTTCAAGAGTAGCAATGGTAAATTCTGATAAGGGAATTACCAATTTCCATGTTCCTAGTGATGTTATTGTAGATGCTTCTATGGCGGCATTAGTTCGTGGTGGCGGTAAAATGTGGAACAAAGACGGACAAGAAGAAGATACTTTAGCCATAATCCCAGACCGTTCTTATGCAGGTTTCTATCAAGCTGTAATAGATGATATGAAAGCTAATGGAAAGTTAGACCCTACTACTATGGGTAGTGTACCTAATGTGGGGCTAATGGCTAAAAAGGCAGAAGAGTACGGTTCTCACGATAAGACTTTCCAAATGGAAGCTGAAGGTACAGTAAAAGTTCTTAATGAAAATAACGAGGTTCTATTAGAACAGAAAGTAGAGGCTGGAGATATTTTCAGAATGTGCCAAACTAAAGATGCTCCTATACAAGATTGGGTTAAATTAGCGGTTAACCGTTCTCGTTTATCGGATACTCCAGCTATATTCTGGCTAGATAAAGGTAGAGCTCACGATAGAGAAGTTATCAAAAAAGTAGAACAATATCTTAAAAATCATAATACAGAAGGTCTTGATATTAGAATTTTAGATGTTAAAGACGCAATGTCTGAAACTCTTAAAAGAGCTAGAGAAGGTAAAGACACTATTTCTGTATCTGGTAATGTTCTTAGAGATTACCTTACGGATTTATTCCCTATCCTAGAGTTAGGAACCTCGGCTAAGATGTTGTCTATTGTACCTCTTATGAATGGTGGTGGGTTATTTGAAACAGGTGCAGGAGGCTCTGCTCCTAAACATATAGAGCAGTTTATAGAAGAAGGCTATTTACGTTGGGATTCTTTAGGAGAATTTTTAGCATTACAGGCAAGTTTAGAACACTTAGCACAAACTCAAAATAACACTAAAGCTCAAGTATTGGCAGATGCACTAGATGAAGCTAATGCCAAGTTTTTAGCTAATGACAAATCTCCAGCTAGAAAAATAGGAAGTATAGATAATAGAGGTTCTCATTTTTATTTAGCGTTATATTGGGCAGAAGCTTTAGCAGCACAGACTCAAGATTCAGAGTTATCTACTCTGTTTCAACCTATTGCTAAAGAAATGCAAGAAAATGAGGCAAAAATCAATGAAGAGCTCATCGCTTCTCAAGGTAAAGCTCAAGATATTGAAGGCTACTATCGTCCAAACAAAGATAAAACTTACGCTGCAATGCGTCCTTCGGTAACACTTAATCAAATTATTGATAGAATATAA
- a CDS encoding M16 family metallopeptidase, giving the protein MKKKFFSLAVATFAGALLNAQQIKFEEYDLPNGLHVILHQDNSAPVVTTAVMYHVGAKDEMEGRTGFAHFFEHLLFEGTPNIKRGEWFKVVSSNGGNNNANTNGDRTYYYETFPSNNTQLGLWMEAERMRHPIINQVGVDTQREVVKEEKRLRMDNQPYGNLFNSILTSAFKNHPYKGTTIGSMEDLNAAKLEEFQNFFKKYYVPNNATLVVAGDINPEQTKKWINEYYSTIPRGAEITRDFPKETPITKQEEVTVYDNNIQIPAYVFTYRTPSNKEKDAYVLEMLGSYLSSGKSSVLYKKLVDQEKKALQVQAANIGMEDYSIFAFFAIPMGATTKATLEKDIDAEIKKLQTTLISEEDYQKLQNQFENQFVNSNSTVEGIAHSLADSYVLKGDTNLINKEIDIYRSITREDLKQAAIKYLNPNQRININYLPQKK; this is encoded by the coding sequence ATGAAAAAAAAGTTTTTCTCTTTGGCAGTGGCTACTTTCGCGGGAGCTCTGCTAAATGCACAACAAATCAAATTTGAGGAGTACGACCTCCCTAACGGACTTCATGTAATTCTCCATCAAGACAATTCGGCTCCTGTAGTTACTACCGCAGTAATGTACCATGTAGGTGCTAAAGACGAAATGGAAGGTAGAACAGGGTTTGCTCACTTTTTTGAACACCTTTTATTTGAAGGAACTCCAAATATCAAAAGAGGTGAATGGTTTAAAGTAGTTTCTTCTAACGGAGGTAATAACAATGCTAATACCAATGGAGATAGAACATATTACTACGAAACCTTTCCTTCTAACAATACTCAACTTGGACTTTGGATGGAAGCTGAAAGAATGAGACACCCTATCATCAATCAAGTGGGTGTAGATACACAAAGAGAGGTTGTGAAAGAAGAAAAAAGACTAAGAATGGATAACCAACCTTACGGAAATCTGTTTAATAGTATTTTAACTTCTGCCTTTAAAAATCACCCTTACAAAGGAACTACCATTGGCTCTATGGAAGACTTAAATGCAGCTAAATTAGAGGAGTTTCAAAATTTCTTTAAAAAGTATTATGTACCTAATAATGCTACTTTAGTTGTGGCTGGAGACATCAATCCTGAACAAACTAAAAAATGGATTAACGAATACTACTCTACTATTCCTAGAGGTGCAGAAATTACTAGAGACTTCCCCAAAGAAACGCCTATTACAAAACAAGAGGAGGTAACGGTTTATGATAATAATATCCAAATTCCAGCGTATGTGTTTACTTACAGAACGCCTTCTAATAAAGAAAAAGATGCTTATGTTTTAGAAATGTTGGGCAGTTATTTAAGTAGTGGTAAGTCTTCTGTTTTATACAAGAAGTTGGTAGATCAGGAGAAAAAGGCTTTACAAGTACAAGCGGCTAATATTGGTATGGAGGATTATAGCATCTTCGCATTCTTTGCAATACCTATGGGAGCTACTACCAAAGCTACATTAGAAAAGGATATAGATGCTGAAATCAAAAAACTACAAACTACACTAATCTCAGAAGAAGATTATCAAAAACTTCAAAACCAGTTTGAAAATCAGTTTGTAAATTCTAATTCTACTGTAGAAGGTATCGCTCATTCTCTAGCAGATAGCTATGTTTTAAAAGGAGATACTAATCTTATCAATAAAGAGATAGATATCTACCGTTCTATCACCCGTGAAGATTTAAAACAAGCAGCGATTAAATACCTTAATCCAAATCAAAGAATCAACATCAATTATTTACCTCAAAAAAAATAA
- a CDS encoding M16 family metallopeptidase, with the protein MKNIKYIAAAFLVSGMLSAQNIDLNAMPKPGPTPTVNVAQPKTFTLKNGLTVMVVENNKLPRVNVTLTIDTPPVYEGDIAGVSNMMASQLGNGTTSLSKEEFNKKVDFLGARLNFGASGAFANTLSKYYPEVVSLMADAIINPKFSSEEVQKSKERALEGLKADEKSAEAIANRVSDALIYGKNTALGEFKTAESINKIQLKDVQDFYQKYYTPNNAYLVIVGDVKYDEVKKQIESQFKNWKKSNVKIPTPAPAKNLTTTEVNVVDVPNAVQSIIKVGNVSTLQMKDPQYFAGVMANYILGGGGEGRLFMNLREKNAFTYGAYSNLSTSKYSPNFSAEASVRNEVTDKAVKEFINELNAISTVKPEELQNAKAKLKGNFIMSLEKPETIARFALNQKLQNLPADFYTNYLKSIEKVTAADIKKVVSENILPNQARIFIAGKATDIADSLEKLGYPVKYYDAYANPSQKPEVKKVAANVNVESVAQNYIKAIGGKEAVSKINSVTMNATATVQGMPLEMTLVQAKGGKMMMDMKMMGNSMQKVVFDGKDGYIMAQGNKIPMPEQAKQEMQKSTEVFKELTFANNSNYELKGIEKVSNEDAYAIKSGKTTYFYSVKSGLKLGETKVEKMGDKEMTIPSTFSDYKEVSGVKMPFKINQNMSGMDITFEVKSYEFNKAQETDFK; encoded by the coding sequence ATGAAAAATATCAAATACATTGCAGCGGCGTTTCTAGTTTCAGGAATGTTATCTGCTCAAAATATAGACCTTAATGCAATGCCAAAACCAGGACCTACTCCTACGGTAAATGTGGCACAGCCTAAAACTTTCACCCTTAAAAACGGTCTTACCGTAATGGTGGTAGAAAATAATAAACTCCCTAGAGTTAATGTTACTCTTACCATAGACACACCTCCTGTATATGAGGGTGATATTGCTGGAGTTTCTAATATGATGGCAAGTCAATTAGGTAACGGAACTACTTCTCTTAGCAAAGAAGAATTTAACAAAAAAGTAGATTTTTTAGGAGCTAGATTAAATTTTGGGGCTTCTGGAGCATTTGCCAATACACTATCTAAATATTACCCAGAAGTGGTAAGCCTTATGGCTGACGCTATCATCAACCCAAAGTTCTCCAGTGAGGAAGTTCAAAAGTCTAAAGAAAGAGCTTTAGAAGGGCTTAAAGCAGACGAAAAGAGTGCAGAAGCTATCGCTAACCGAGTGTCTGATGCTCTTATTTATGGTAAAAATACCGCTTTAGGGGAGTTTAAAACAGCGGAAAGCATCAATAAAATTCAACTAAAAGATGTGCAAGATTTCTATCAAAAATATTACACACCTAACAATGCTTATCTTGTAATTGTAGGAGATGTAAAATATGATGAAGTAAAGAAACAGATAGAAAGCCAATTTAAAAATTGGAAAAAATCTAATGTTAAAATTCCAACTCCTGCACCTGCTAAAAATCTAACCACTACCGAGGTGAATGTAGTAGATGTTCCTAATGCTGTACAATCTATCATTAAAGTAGGTAATGTTTCTACTTTACAAATGAAAGACCCACAATATTTTGCTGGAGTTATGGCAAACTATATACTTGGTGGCGGTGGCGAAGGTAGATTGTTTATGAATCTTAGGGAGAAAAATGCATTTACTTACGGGGCATATTCTAACCTATCTACGAGTAAATACTCGCCTAACTTTAGTGCAGAAGCAAGTGTAAGAAATGAGGTTACAGATAAGGCAGTAAAAGAATTCATCAATGAGCTTAATGCCATCTCTACTGTAAAACCAGAAGAGTTACAAAACGCTAAGGCTAAACTGAAAGGTAATTTCATTATGTCTTTAGAAAAACCTGAAACTATTGCTAGATTTGCGTTAAACCAAAAACTTCAAAATCTACCTGCGGATTTCTATACCAATTATTTAAAGTCTATAGAAAAGGTAACAGCTGCTGATATTAAAAAGGTGGTTAGTGAAAATATTTTGCCTAATCAAGCTAGAATTTTCATCGCTGGTAAAGCAACAGATATTGCGGATAGTTTGGAGAAATTAGGTTATCCAGTAAAATATTACGATGCCTATGCAAATCCTAGCCAAAAACCTGAAGTTAAAAAAGTAGCTGCTAATGTAAATGTAGAAAGCGTTGCACAAAACTACATTAAAGCCATAGGTGGAAAAGAGGCGGTTAGTAAAATCAATTCTGTTACAATGAATGCTACGGCTACCGTTCAGGGAATGCCTTTGGAAATGACTTTAGTACAAGCAAAAGGTGGTAAAATGATGATGGATATGAAAATGATGGGCAACTCTATGCAGAAAGTTGTATTTGATGGTAAAGACGGTTACATTATGGCGCAAGGAAACAAAATTCCTATGCCAGAACAGGCTAAGCAAGAGATGCAAAAATCTACTGAAGTTTTCAAGGAATTAACGTTTGCTAATAATAGTAACTATGAACTAAAAGGCATTGAAAAGGTGAGTAATGAAGACGCTTATGCTATTAAATCAGGTAAAACCACTTATTTTTACAGCGTAAAATCTGGATTGAAATTAGGTGAAACTAAAGTAGAAAAAATGGGTGATAAAGAAATGACTATCCCTTCTACTTTCTCTGATTACAAAGAAGTTTCAGGAGTTAAAATGCCGTTCAAAATCAACCAAAATATGAGTGGTATGGATATTACTTTTGAAGTAAAATCTTACGAATTTAACAAAGCTCAAGAAACGGATTTTAAATAG